One window from the genome of Variovorax sp. PAMC26660 encodes:
- a CDS encoding SMP-30/gluconolactonase/LRE family protein, producing MTTLPFGFLDGTGFEHLDPRFKPCIPGPERVQRLWTGARWCEGPAWFAAHRTLVWSDIPNNRMLRYDEVSGTVGIFREPANNTNGHTVDRQGRLVSCEHLTRRVTRTEHDGSITVLASHWQGKRLNSPNDVVVHSDGGVWFTDPSYGILSDYEGLRADSEIGACHVFRIDPASGEVARMTDDFVKPNGLAFSPDESLLYIADTGASHAADGPRHIRRFKVGNDGRSLSGGEVFAECTNGLFDGFRLDTEGRIWTSAADGVHAYHPDGTLLGKILLPERVANVCFGGPKRNRLFICATTSLYAITLNAKGV from the coding sequence ATGACCACCCTCCCCTTCGGCTTTCTGGACGGCACCGGCTTCGAGCATCTGGACCCTCGCTTCAAGCCCTGCATTCCCGGCCCCGAGCGCGTGCAGCGGCTGTGGACCGGCGCGCGCTGGTGCGAGGGCCCGGCGTGGTTCGCAGCGCACCGCACGCTGGTGTGGTCGGACATTCCGAACAACCGCATGCTGCGCTACGACGAGGTGAGCGGCACGGTCGGCATCTTCCGTGAGCCGGCCAACAACACGAACGGCCACACGGTCGACCGCCAAGGCCGGCTCGTGAGCTGCGAGCACCTGACGCGCCGCGTGACGCGCACCGAGCACGATGGATCGATCACCGTGCTGGCCTCGCACTGGCAGGGCAAGCGCCTGAACTCGCCCAACGACGTGGTGGTGCATTCGGACGGCGGCGTGTGGTTCACCGACCCGAGCTACGGCATCCTGTCGGACTACGAAGGCCTGCGCGCCGACAGCGAGATCGGCGCCTGCCACGTCTTTCGCATTGACCCAGCGAGCGGCGAGGTCGCGCGCATGACCGACGACTTCGTCAAGCCCAACGGGCTGGCGTTCTCGCCCGACGAATCGCTGCTCTACATCGCCGACACGGGCGCGAGCCATGCGGCGGACGGGCCGCGGCACATCCGCCGCTTCAAGGTCGGCAACGATGGCCGCAGCCTCAGTGGCGGCGAGGTGTTCGCCGAATGCACGAACGGCCTGTTCGATGGCTTTCGCCTCGACACCGAGGGCCGCATCTGGACCAGCGCCGCCGACGGCGTGCACGCCTATCACCCCGACGGCACGCTGCTCGGCAAGATTCTGTTGCCCGAACGCGTGGCCAATGTCTGCTTCGGCGGGCCCAAGCGCAACCGGCTTTTCATCTGCGCGACGACGTCGCTGTATGCCATCACACTGAACGCAAAGGGAGTCTGA
- a CDS encoding FadR/GntR family transcriptional regulator, translating to MPLQTVEPQRLYRQIADQLRGLIGKGEFDVGARIPAERDLAKQLGVSRPSVREALIALEVEGWVEIRTGSGVYVLDRSHRTSTPASGTEWGPLEIIRARRMVEGETAATAAQHGKRKDVDAMRRAIQMMRELAARNEVPHEGDRAFHLAIVNACGNVVLTETVQAFWESRQGPIFARMIDYFETMDSWQAAIGEHEAILDAIAARDAAAAREAMHQHMDKFHQRFSASWRRAKAS from the coding sequence GTGCCGCTCCAGACCGTAGAACCCCAGCGCCTTTATCGCCAGATTGCCGATCAGCTCCGGGGGCTGATCGGCAAGGGCGAGTTCGATGTCGGCGCGCGCATTCCCGCCGAGCGCGACCTCGCCAAACAGTTGGGCGTGAGCCGGCCGTCGGTGCGCGAGGCGCTGATCGCGCTGGAGGTGGAAGGCTGGGTCGAGATCCGCACCGGCTCGGGCGTGTATGTGCTCGATCGCTCGCACCGCACCAGTACGCCCGCGAGCGGCACCGAGTGGGGCCCGCTCGAAATCATCCGGGCGCGCCGCATGGTGGAAGGCGAGACCGCCGCCACGGCCGCCCAGCATGGCAAGCGCAAGGACGTGGACGCCATGCGCCGCGCGATCCAGATGATGCGCGAGCTGGCCGCGCGCAACGAGGTGCCGCACGAGGGCGACCGCGCCTTTCACCTGGCCATCGTCAACGCCTGCGGCAACGTGGTGCTGACCGAAACCGTGCAGGCCTTCTGGGAGTCGCGGCAGGGCCCGATCTTCGCCCGGATGATCGATTACTTCGAGACCATGGACTCGTGGCAGGCCGCCATCGGCGAGCACGAAGCCATCCTCGACGCCATCGCCGCGCGCGACGCTGCGGCGGCGCGCGAGGCCATGCACCAGCACATGGACAAGTTCCACCAGCGATTCAGCGCAAGCTGGCGCCGTGCCAAGGCCTCCTGA
- a CDS encoding UxaA family hydrolase — MTPYIRLHPADDVVIARAQLLGGTAVENVAVRGLIPPGHKIAMRAIAQGEPVRRYNQIIGFASKPIAAGEHVHTQNLDMGPDKGAVTKGFERDYAFGADVKPAPAKREATFMGIKRADGRVATRNYIGVLTSVNCSATAARAIADHFSRKTNPQALAAFPNVDGVIALTHGTGCGMDTQGMGMQILERTLTGYATHANFAAVLVVGLGCEANQINAWLATGNLAEGENFRVFNIQDTGGTRKTVDKGVALINEMLPRANAVQREPCSAAHITIGLQCGGSDGYSGISANPALGAAVDLLVAHGGTAILSETPEVYGAEHLLTRRAVKREVGQKLVDRIKWWEHYTAINEGEMNNNPSPGNKAGGLTTILEKSLGAVAKGGTSNLEAVYEYAEPVTAHGFVYMDTPGYDPVSATGQVAGGANLICFTTGRGSAYGCAPSPSLKLATNSALWQRQEEDMDINCGEIVDGTASIQEMGQRIFEMVLATASGAHSKSEQHGYGQNEFVPWQVGAVM, encoded by the coding sequence ATGACCCCCTACATCAGACTCCACCCCGCCGATGACGTCGTCATCGCGCGCGCCCAATTGCTCGGCGGCACCGCTGTCGAGAACGTGGCCGTGCGCGGCCTGATTCCTCCGGGCCACAAGATCGCGATGCGCGCCATCGCGCAAGGCGAGCCGGTGCGCCGCTACAACCAGATCATCGGTTTCGCGAGCAAGCCCATCGCCGCCGGCGAACACGTGCACACGCAGAACCTCGACATGGGCCCGGACAAGGGCGCCGTCACCAAAGGTTTTGAGCGCGACTACGCCTTCGGCGCCGACGTGAAGCCCGCCCCCGCGAAGCGCGAAGCCACCTTCATGGGCATCAAGCGCGCCGATGGCCGCGTGGCCACGCGCAACTACATCGGCGTGCTGACCAGCGTGAACTGCTCGGCCACGGCCGCGCGCGCCATTGCCGACCACTTCTCGCGCAAGACCAACCCGCAGGCGCTGGCGGCGTTTCCGAACGTCGATGGCGTGATCGCGCTCACGCACGGGACCGGCTGCGGCATGGACACGCAGGGCATGGGCATGCAGATCCTGGAGCGCACGCTCACGGGCTACGCCACGCACGCCAACTTCGCGGCCGTGCTGGTGGTGGGCCTGGGGTGCGAGGCCAACCAGATCAACGCCTGGCTCGCGACCGGCAACCTCGCGGAAGGAGAGAACTTCCGCGTGTTCAACATCCAGGACACGGGCGGTACGCGCAAGACGGTCGACAAGGGCGTGGCGCTCATCAACGAAATGCTGCCGCGCGCCAACGCGGTCCAGCGCGAGCCCTGCAGCGCGGCGCACATCACCATCGGGCTGCAATGCGGCGGCTCCGATGGCTACTCGGGCATCAGCGCCAACCCGGCGCTGGGCGCGGCGGTGGACCTGCTGGTGGCGCATGGCGGCACGGCCATCCTGAGCGAGACGCCCGAGGTGTACGGCGCCGAGCATCTGCTCACGCGTCGCGCGGTGAAGCGCGAGGTCGGCCAGAAGCTGGTGGACCGCATCAAATGGTGGGAGCACTACACCGCCATCAACGAAGGCGAGATGAACAACAACCCCTCGCCCGGCAACAAGGCAGGCGGGCTCACCACCATCCTCGAGAAGTCGCTGGGCGCGGTCGCCAAGGGCGGCACCAGCAATCTCGAAGCGGTGTACGAATACGCCGAGCCCGTCACCGCGCACGGCTTCGTCTACATGGACACGCCGGGCTACGACCCGGTGAGCGCCACGGGCCAGGTGGCCGGCGGCGCCAACCTCATCTGCTTTACCACCGGACGCGGCTCGGCCTACGGCTGCGCGCCCTCGCCCTCGCTCAAGCTCGCGACCAACTCGGCGCTGTGGCAGCGGCAGGAAGAAGACATGGACATCAACTGCGGCGAGATCGTCGACGGCACGGCCTCCATCCAGGAGATGGGCCAGCGCATCTTCGAGATGGTGCTTGCCACGGCGTCCGGCGCGCACTCGAAGAGCGAGCAGCACGGCTACGGACAGAACGAGTTCGTGCCGTGGCAGGTCGGCGCGGTGATGTGA
- a CDS encoding SDR family oxidoreductase, which translates to MRLKGKTALVTAAGQGIGHASVLALAAEGARVWATDVNETLLERYAGVANVTALKLDVLDKAAIGALAAQLPTLDVLFNCAGVVHNGTIEQASDDELMFAFSLNVRAQMWTIQAVLPGMLAAGRGSIINMASVCSSMKGLPNRFVYGTTKAAVLGLTKSVAADYVTKGIRCNAVCPGTVDTPSLGDRINANADPEEARKAFIARQPMGRLAQAEEIAPVVVFLASDESIFATGQYFTVDGGLTI; encoded by the coding sequence ATGAGACTGAAGGGAAAAACCGCGCTGGTCACTGCCGCCGGCCAGGGCATCGGCCATGCCAGCGTGCTGGCGCTCGCGGCCGAAGGCGCGCGCGTCTGGGCCACCGACGTCAACGAGACGCTGCTTGAACGCTATGCCGGCGTGGCCAACGTCACGGCCCTGAAGCTCGATGTGCTCGACAAGGCGGCCATCGGCGCGCTGGCGGCGCAACTGCCCACGCTCGACGTGCTCTTCAACTGCGCGGGCGTGGTGCACAACGGCACCATCGAGCAGGCGAGCGACGACGAACTGATGTTCGCCTTCAGCCTCAACGTGCGCGCCCAGATGTGGACCATCCAGGCCGTGCTGCCCGGCATGCTGGCGGCGGGGCGCGGCAGCATCATCAACATGGCGAGCGTGTGCTCCAGCATGAAGGGTCTGCCTAATCGCTTTGTCTACGGCACCACCAAGGCGGCGGTGCTCGGGCTCACCAAGAGCGTGGCGGCCGACTACGTGACCAAGGGCATCCGCTGCAATGCGGTGTGCCCGGGCACGGTCGACACGCCTTCGCTGGGCGACCGCATCAACGCCAACGCCGACCCCGAAGAAGCCCGCAAGGCCTTCATCGCGCGCCAGCCGATGGGCCGGCTCGCGCAGGCCGAAGAGATCGCACCGGTCGTGGTGTTCCTGGCCAGCGACGAATCGATCTTCGCCACCGGCCAGTACTTCACCGTCGATGGCGGCCTGACCATATGA
- a CDS encoding SDR family NAD(P)-dependent oxidoreductase: MNQLDFAGRHAVVTGGATGLGFGIAQRLVASGGSVTLWDRDEAAANQAAQSLGDKAFALKVDVSQQPSVAKAVAATLAQVPHIDALVNSAGITGPNTKLWDYPVDDWRQVMDVNINGVFLCCREVVAQMRKQGDRGYGRIVNIASVAGKDGNPNASAYSASKAAVIGLTKSLGKELADTGIRVNCVTPAAVKTAIFDQMTPEHIAFMLSKIPMGRFGTVEEVAAMVGWLCTEDCSFSTGAVFDLSGGRSTY, translated from the coding sequence ATGAACCAGCTCGACTTCGCAGGCCGGCATGCGGTCGTCACCGGCGGCGCCACGGGCCTGGGCTTCGGCATCGCGCAGCGGCTGGTGGCTTCGGGCGGCAGCGTCACGCTGTGGGACCGCGACGAAGCCGCCGCCAATCAGGCGGCGCAATCGCTCGGCGACAAGGCCTTTGCGCTGAAGGTCGATGTGTCGCAGCAGCCTTCCGTTGCAAAAGCCGTGGCGGCCACGCTGGCGCAGGTGCCGCACATCGATGCGCTGGTCAACAGCGCCGGCATCACCGGGCCCAACACCAAGCTGTGGGACTACCCGGTGGACGACTGGCGCCAGGTGATGGACGTCAACATCAACGGCGTGTTCCTGTGCTGCCGCGAAGTGGTCGCGCAGATGCGCAAGCAGGGCGACCGGGGCTACGGCCGCATCGTCAACATCGCCTCTGTCGCAGGGAAAGACGGCAACCCCAACGCCAGCGCCTACAGCGCCAGCAAGGCGGCCGTCATCGGCCTGACCAAGTCGCTCGGCAAGGAACTGGCCGACACCGGCATCCGCGTGAACTGCGTGACGCCCGCGGCGGTGAAGACGGCCATCTTCGACCAGATGACGCCCGAGCACATCGCCTTCATGCTCTCGAAGATCCCGATGGGCCGCTTCGGCACGGTGGAAGAGGTGGCCGCGATGGTCGGCTGGCTCTGCACCGAAGACTGCTCTTTTTCCACCGGCGCGGTCTTCGACCTTTCCGGTGGTCGCTCCACGTACTGA
- a CDS encoding fumarylacetoacetate hydrolase family protein: MKLVRYGNPGKEKPGLIDSDGKLRDLSAIVKDIGPDQLGDAAIAKLRKQKIDKLPLVKGKPRLGSPVANVGKFIAIGLNYADHAAESGLPVPKEPVVFTKANSCIQGPNDPVMLPKGSVKTDWEVELGVVIGTRARYVSQKSALDYVAGYCTINDISEREYQIERGGTWDKGKGCDTFGPLGPWLVTRDEIENPQKLAMWLDLNGQRVQTGSTKTMIFSVAKIVSYVSQFMTLMPGDVITTGTPPGVGMGMKPPMFLKKGDVMTLGIEGLGEQRQEVVPFKL; this comes from the coding sequence ATGAAACTCGTCCGCTATGGCAACCCCGGCAAGGAAAAACCCGGCCTCATCGACAGCGACGGCAAGCTGCGCGACCTGAGCGCCATCGTCAAGGACATCGGTCCCGACCAGCTCGGCGATGCCGCCATTGCCAAGCTGCGCAAGCAGAAGATCGACAAGCTGCCGTTGGTCAAGGGCAAGCCGCGTTTGGGCAGCCCCGTGGCCAACGTCGGCAAGTTCATCGCCATCGGCCTGAACTACGCGGACCACGCGGCCGAGTCCGGCCTGCCGGTGCCCAAGGAGCCCGTGGTGTTCACCAAGGCCAACAGCTGCATCCAGGGTCCGAACGATCCGGTGATGCTGCCCAAGGGTTCGGTCAAGACCGACTGGGAAGTCGAACTCGGCGTGGTCATCGGCACGCGCGCACGCTACGTGTCGCAAAAGAGCGCGCTCGACTACGTGGCCGGCTACTGCACCATCAACGACATCAGCGAGCGCGAATACCAGATCGAGCGCGGCGGCACATGGGACAAGGGCAAGGGTTGCGACACCTTCGGCCCGCTCGGCCCCTGGCTGGTGACGCGCGACGAGATCGAGAACCCGCAGAAGCTCGCGATGTGGCTCGACCTGAACGGCCAGCGCGTGCAGACCGGCAGCACCAAGACCATGATCTTCAGCGTGGCCAAGATCGTCAGCTACGTGAGCCAGTTCATGACGCTGATGCCCGGCGACGTGATCACCACCGGCACGCCACCCGGCGTCGGCATGGGCATGAAGCCGCCGATGTTCCTGAAAAAGGGCGACGTGATGACGCTGGGCATCGAAGGCCTGGGCGAGCAGCGGCAGGAAGTCGTTCCGTTCAAGCTCTGA
- a CDS encoding malate/lactate/ureidoglycolate dehydrogenase, whose protein sequence is MPHTLPADGLQATVARVLEAAGSQPAEAQQVAANLVLANLSGHDSHGVGMLPRYIDAVAEGGLKPNTGVRVNLDIGTMMGLDGQHGYGQVVGAQAMELGIARAKQHGSCIFTLANAHHLGRIGHFAEMATAQGLVSMHFVNVLSRPVVAPWGGGDGRFGTNPCCIGIPLAGAEPFVLDYATSRVAQGKMRVAHNKGESVPDGYLIDAQGVPTNDPGVVVVPQGNGLFGALMTFGEHKGYGMAVVCELLGGALTGGGTWHRPADTSRTILNGMLTVLIDPARLGTQSTFDSEAHAFIDWLRQSPKGQGFDEVQIAGEPERKARAARQRDGIWVDDATWGEIVAAGAKVGVAVTG, encoded by the coding sequence ATGCCCCACACACTGCCGGCCGACGGCCTGCAAGCCACCGTCGCCCGCGTCCTCGAAGCCGCGGGCAGCCAGCCCGCCGAAGCACAGCAGGTGGCGGCCAACCTGGTGCTGGCCAACCTGAGCGGCCATGACTCGCACGGCGTGGGCATGCTGCCGCGCTATATCGATGCGGTGGCCGAGGGCGGGCTGAAGCCGAACACCGGCGTGCGGGTCAACCTCGACATCGGCACGATGATGGGCCTCGATGGCCAGCACGGCTACGGGCAGGTCGTCGGCGCGCAGGCGATGGAACTCGGGATCGCGCGGGCGAAGCAGCACGGCAGCTGCATCTTCACGCTCGCGAATGCGCACCACCTGGGACGCATCGGGCACTTCGCCGAAATGGCGACCGCGCAGGGACTGGTGTCGATGCACTTCGTCAACGTGCTGTCGCGGCCGGTGGTGGCGCCCTGGGGCGGTGGCGACGGGCGCTTCGGCACCAACCCCTGCTGCATCGGCATACCGCTGGCAGGCGCCGAGCCCTTCGTGCTCGACTACGCCACCAGCCGCGTGGCACAAGGCAAGATGCGCGTGGCCCACAACAAGGGCGAAAGCGTGCCCGATGGCTACCTGATCGACGCGCAAGGCGTACCCACCAACGACCCTGGTGTGGTCGTGGTGCCGCAGGGCAACGGCCTCTTCGGCGCGCTCATGACGTTCGGCGAGCACAAGGGATACGGCATGGCGGTGGTGTGCGAGCTGCTCGGCGGCGCACTCACCGGTGGCGGCACCTGGCACCGGCCGGCCGACACTTCGCGCACGATCCTCAACGGCATGCTGACGGTGCTGATCGATCCCGCACGACTGGGCACGCAATCCACCTTCGACAGCGAGGCGCATGCCTTCATCGACTGGCTGCGCCAGAGCCCCAAGGGACAGGGCTTCGACGAAGTGCAGATTGCCGGCGAGCCCGAGCGCAAGGCACGCGCCGCGCGTCAGCGTGACGGCATCTGGGTCGACGATGCGACGTGGGGGGAGATCGTCGCGGCTGGAGCCAAGGTGGGCGTGGCGGTCACTGGCTGA